A portion of the Halobacillus ihumii genome contains these proteins:
- a CDS encoding YjzC family protein produces MANNQTYKTGEKAPESGKYKVKSLVSGGSSNQDDTEVKVEEGEQLPPSPSSNEAAHWVKVS; encoded by the coding sequence ATGGCTAACAATCAGACGTACAAGACAGGTGAAAAAGCACCAGAAAGCGGCAAGTACAAGGTGAAAAGTCTAGTCAGTGGCGGTTCTTCTAATCAAGATGACACGGAAGTCAAGGTAGAGGAAGGAGAGCAGCTTCCCCCTTCTCCGTCTAGTAATGAAGCCGCTCATTGGGTGAAAGTTTCTTAA
- a CDS encoding ABC transporter ATP-binding protein produces MKQEKTSSLKPFISLILSTKIPKLALTMGLIGSLLTTVVGLTIPLLTREMVDGFSVDSLSITLILLIGAVFIIQAVIDGFSTYALAYVGQTIVAKLREKMWFKLIRLPVGYFDRKTSGESVSRVVNDTGIVKDLISQHFPQFITGIITIIGAITILLVMDWKMTLIMLISVPVTTLIMIPLGRKMAKISRGLQDETASFTSSIQQTLSEIRLMKASNAEKFDETKGITGINTLLSFGLKEGKIFALIGPLMYLVIMAVMVVIIGYGGIRVADGTMTTGSLVAFLLYLFQIIFPITSFTMFFTQLQKATGATERIIEILEEDVEVGQTGKSIDITNLPIHVKDLSFSYNDRDQILEDISFNVQPGMMVAFAGPSGGGKTTLFGLLERFYEPTSGDITIGTTPIKELSMNSWRRQIGYVSQDSPMMAGTIRENLCYGLENPDAISDEKLWEVARMAFAEQFINEFPEKLNTEVGERGIMLSGGQRQRIAIARAFLRNPKILMMDEATASLDSQSERMVQHALTRLMEGRTTFIIAHRLSTIVNADQIVFIEKGKVTGIGTHHELVQSHNLYREFAEQQLR; encoded by the coding sequence ATGAAACAAGAGAAGACGAGCAGCCTTAAACCTTTTATATCCCTCATTCTTTCAACTAAAATTCCAAAACTGGCCTTGACGATGGGGTTGATCGGAAGCCTTCTTACGACAGTGGTGGGCCTCACTATCCCCCTTCTAACCCGTGAAATGGTCGATGGCTTTTCCGTAGATTCGTTAAGTATCACCCTTATCCTCCTCATTGGCGCCGTTTTCATAATTCAGGCGGTGATCGATGGGTTTTCTACATATGCCCTAGCTTATGTGGGGCAAACGATCGTGGCGAAATTAAGGGAGAAGATGTGGTTTAAGCTGATTCGCTTGCCTGTGGGTTATTTTGATAGAAAAACAAGCGGTGAATCGGTCAGCCGAGTTGTGAATGACACAGGGATTGTGAAAGACTTAATTTCTCAGCACTTCCCGCAGTTTATTACAGGCATCATTACAATTATCGGTGCCATTACTATTCTCCTTGTTATGGACTGGAAAATGACCTTAATTATGCTGATTTCGGTTCCGGTTACAACGCTGATTATGATCCCGCTTGGCCGCAAGATGGCGAAAATATCCCGCGGCCTGCAAGATGAAACAGCTAGTTTTACAAGCAGCATTCAGCAAACTCTTAGTGAAATTCGATTAATGAAGGCCTCTAATGCGGAAAAATTCGATGAAACAAAAGGAATAACTGGCATCAACACACTGCTTTCCTTCGGGTTAAAAGAGGGAAAAATATTTGCCTTGATCGGCCCTCTCATGTACCTCGTGATCATGGCCGTAATGGTTGTAATCATCGGTTACGGCGGCATTCGGGTGGCCGACGGAACGATGACAACCGGATCTTTGGTAGCCTTCCTGCTCTACCTGTTTCAGATCATTTTTCCCATCACGTCGTTCACAATGTTCTTCACTCAGCTGCAAAAAGCGACAGGCGCTACTGAAAGAATCATTGAGATTCTGGAGGAGGATGTGGAAGTCGGCCAAACGGGTAAATCAATCGACATCACTAACCTTCCCATTCATGTTAAGGACCTCTCCTTTTCCTATAACGACAGAGATCAAATATTAGAAGACATCTCTTTCAATGTACAGCCAGGCATGATGGTGGCCTTCGCCGGACCAAGCGGCGGCGGCAAAACGACGCTCTTTGGTTTACTGGAACGTTTTTACGAACCAACATCAGGCGATATCACAATCGGCACTACCCCCATTAAGGAACTATCAATGAATTCATGGAGGAGACAGATCGGTTATGTTTCCCAGGACAGCCCTATGATGGCAGGGACGATACGTGAAAACCTCTGTTACGGATTAGAAAATCCTGATGCGATTTCCGATGAGAAATTGTGGGAAGTGGCTCGGATGGCGTTTGCTGAACAATTTATTAATGAATTTCCGGAAAAGCTGAATACCGAAGTTGGCGAACGAGGGATCATGCTCTCAGGCGGCCAGCGACAACGAATAGCCATCGCCCGCGCTTTTCTTAGAAATCCGAAAATCCTGATGATGGATGAAGCAACGGCCAGCCTCGACAGTCAGTCAGAAAGAATGGTCCAACACGCTTTAACACGACTCATGGAAGGACGAACAACTTTCATTATTGCTCACCGCTTATCAACGATTGTTAACGCTGATCAAATCGTTTTTATCGAAAAAGGAAAAGTTACGGGGATCGGGACCCATCATGAACTGGTTCAATCTCATAACTTGTACCGTGAGTTCGCCGAGCAGCAATTAAGATAA
- a CDS encoding BCCT family transporter: protein MNSKKLIDYKIFVPALIIIIGISIPFALYEEESLAMLNSIFAYIVEVFSWGYLWYGIILVGAGLYLSFSKYGQVVLGDPNEKPEFSFFEYASILIAMGLGSTIMRTGMLQWTSVANDPPIGVEPGSAEALLWGNAYSMFLWGFQVFAIFVMAAPAMGYILHVKKRPLMRISEACRVIFGDRFTDGWGGKALDILFLISILAGAAVTLGLGTPIITHNLSNLLGIEVNFGMTIIVTVIWVLLFSISAYLGIDKGIKRLSTLNMYLAGLFALFILVAGPGVFILSYFTDTVSFLLSNYVTISLNTESVHQGQTTHMQSNTVFWFAYSATWAMLHSVFAAKISKGRTIKEMILTYLLAPTLLSWVATGVLGGLGVHRYLTEDASILQFVQEEARMAAIPEILSTLPFGAVSIVIFMIVALIFLTTTLDSTTFTVAAYTSTRDMSKQEPPKTLRVVISAVITVVALVLMRIGGLAPLEVVSGLMGLPIIFIQFLLIYAAKRMMDEDQAWKYNIRKKE from the coding sequence ATGAATAGCAAGAAATTAATAGATTACAAAATATTTGTGCCTGCATTAATAATTATAATTGGAATCAGCATACCTTTTGCCTTATATGAGGAAGAGTCATTGGCCATGCTGAATTCTATTTTTGCCTATATAGTAGAAGTATTCAGCTGGGGATATCTTTGGTATGGAATTATTCTCGTTGGTGCAGGGTTGTATTTATCTTTTTCTAAATATGGTCAGGTCGTGCTCGGGGACCCGAACGAAAAACCTGAGTTTTCATTCTTTGAATACGCGTCAATCCTGATTGCGATGGGGCTCGGTTCGACGATAATGCGAACAGGAATGCTGCAATGGACGTCGGTTGCGAACGATCCTCCCATCGGAGTAGAACCGGGTTCTGCAGAAGCACTCCTGTGGGGGAACGCCTACAGCATGTTTCTATGGGGGTTCCAGGTTTTCGCTATTTTCGTAATGGCCGCTCCGGCAATGGGATATATTCTTCATGTTAAAAAACGACCGTTGATGAGAATATCTGAAGCTTGTCGAGTCATCTTCGGTGATCGTTTTACAGATGGATGGGGAGGAAAAGCGCTCGATATCCTATTTTTAATTAGTATTCTGGCAGGTGCAGCCGTAACGTTAGGGCTGGGTACGCCGATCATTACCCATAATTTATCTAACCTGCTAGGCATAGAAGTGAACTTTGGCATGACCATCATTGTCACAGTCATTTGGGTGTTATTATTCTCAATCAGTGCCTACTTAGGCATTGATAAAGGGATCAAACGGTTAAGTACACTTAATATGTATTTAGCAGGACTTTTCGCTTTATTTATTCTAGTAGCCGGCCCTGGTGTGTTTATATTAAGCTATTTTACGGACACTGTTTCATTTCTATTATCGAACTATGTAACTATTTCTTTAAACACAGAGTCTGTGCATCAAGGTCAAACTACTCACATGCAGAGCAATACCGTGTTCTGGTTTGCCTATAGTGCCACATGGGCCATGCTTCACAGTGTATTCGCTGCGAAAATTTCAAAAGGCAGAACGATCAAAGAAATGATCCTCACTTATCTGCTGGCGCCAACACTGCTTTCCTGGGTAGCTACAGGCGTACTCGGCGGCTTAGGAGTGCACAGGTATCTCACGGAAGATGCCTCAATCTTGCAATTTGTTCAGGAAGAAGCACGAATGGCAGCCATCCCAGAGATCTTGTCGACCCTGCCATTTGGGGCGGTCTCGATTGTTATCTTTATGATTGTTGCCCTTATTTTCTTAACGACTACACTTGATTCTACTACATTCACGGTAGCGGCTTATACCAGCACGCGGGATATGAGTAAGCAGGAACCCCCGAAAACGCTGCGTGTTGTGATTTCTGCCGTGATTACAGTTGTTGCTCTCGTTCTGATGCGGATTGGCGGATTAGCACCGTTAGAAGTTGTTTCAGGACTGATGGGACTGCCGATCATCTTTATTCAATTTCTCTTGATTTACGCGGCGAAGCGGATGATGGATGAAGATCAGGCCTGGAAATATAATATTAGAAAAAAAGAATAA
- a CDS encoding YqjF family protein, producing MDKNIVMHTEHRDSPLPQGPWIMTQKWEHLLFMHLPVSKEIMAQHIPQGLELDTFEGKAWITIIPFKVSDMHMRKMPPIPFLKSYLELNVRTYVKHNGLSGIYFFSLDADKILAVLGARLTTLPYYCANMTLNEERVGNFHFQSARKGESNVAFKGSYRPNSTSYYPGNKSLSFWLLERYYLWTVKNGSLFRGGIHHKRWKVHNAEAAVEEFYNLISFLPKGVLSEKPLFHYAPSQRALFWPVKKTE from the coding sequence ATGGATAAGAATATCGTAATGCACACCGAACATCGAGACTCCCCTTTACCTCAAGGTCCCTGGATTATGACACAGAAATGGGAGCACTTATTGTTCATGCATTTGCCAGTTTCAAAAGAAATCATGGCACAACATATCCCGCAAGGATTGGAATTAGACACTTTTGAGGGCAAGGCGTGGATCACGATTATTCCGTTTAAAGTAAGTGATATGCACATGAGGAAAATGCCGCCCATCCCCTTTTTGAAATCTTACTTAGAACTAAATGTGCGAACTTATGTAAAGCATAACGGGCTTTCCGGTATTTATTTTTTTAGTCTCGATGCTGATAAAATTCTTGCTGTATTAGGGGCCAGGTTAACTACACTTCCCTACTATTGTGCTAACATGACACTGAACGAAGAAAGGGTAGGAAACTTTCACTTTCAAAGTGCCCGTAAAGGTGAGTCTAATGTTGCTTTTAAAGGGAGCTATCGACCCAATTCGACGTCTTATTACCCGGGAAATAAAAGTTTGTCGTTTTGGCTGTTGGAAAGATACTATTTATGGACCGTGAAAAATGGGTCGCTTTTCAGAGGTGGCATTCATCATAAGCGGTGGAAGGTACACAACGCAGAGGCAGCTGTTGAGGAGTTTTATAACTTGATCTCCTTTCTGCCCAAAGGTGTTTTGAGTGAAAAACCTCTTTTTCATTATGCGCCCTCCCAGCGCGCGCTATTTTGGCCTGTTAAAAAGACCGAGTGA
- a CDS encoding ABC transporter permease: MKAIIRLSAIETKMFFRDRLNVFWTFLFPVAMIWLFGSMFVGGELSGLAFAEMFVPSWIGVNIVTTSFFTLGTVLAGYRETGVLRRYQSTPLQPWKILAAHTFQGTVIFFISALLLMVFGMLMYDLTLPDYIWSTILGLVISILAFFPFALFVTSLAKNTQAAAAISALFLNLMLFLSGATFPLEFMPTVLQYAAKALPLYYVIQLLRGTWNEAPIMEYGLEVSVLIGIGVVSTILASRFFRWSEK; the protein is encoded by the coding sequence ATGAAAGCCATTATCAGACTTTCAGCCATAGAAACCAAAATGTTTTTCAGGGATCGCCTTAACGTGTTCTGGACGTTTTTATTCCCGGTCGCCATGATTTGGCTCTTCGGTTCTATGTTTGTGGGAGGTGAATTGAGCGGCCTGGCTTTTGCAGAAATGTTTGTTCCTTCATGGATTGGTGTTAACATCGTTACCACCTCGTTCTTTACCCTTGGCACCGTATTAGCAGGGTACCGTGAAACAGGTGTGCTGAGACGCTATCAGTCTACCCCGCTCCAGCCCTGGAAAATCCTTGCCGCCCATACGTTTCAGGGCACTGTAATTTTCTTTATATCGGCCTTGCTGCTCATGGTGTTCGGCATGCTCATGTATGATCTTACCCTTCCAGACTATATTTGGAGTACGATCCTTGGGTTGGTCATTAGTATTCTGGCCTTTTTCCCATTCGCATTGTTTGTGACCTCCCTTGCTAAAAACACACAGGCTGCTGCAGCCATCAGTGCCTTATTTCTGAACTTGATGCTATTTTTATCTGGAGCGACGTTTCCACTGGAATTCATGCCCACTGTCCTTCAATATGCCGCCAAGGCTTTGCCGCTTTACTATGTCATTCAATTATTGCGCGGAACATGGAATGAAGCTCCCATTATGGAATACGGCTTGGAAGTCAGCGTTCTGATTGGGATAGGGGTTGTTTCTACCATCCTGGCCTCACGTTTTTTCCGTTGGAGCGAAAAGTAA
- a CDS encoding ABC transporter ATP-binding protein, translating to MEHVITVEHVSKSFGQVQAVQDISFSVQKGEIFGIIGPNGAGKTTTLEMLEGISKPTQGNIDVLGLNPSKHLRELNKRIGVQFQSTAIQKKMQVKEALNLFSSFYETPTQKNYLIEILGLDEKMDARFEDLSGGWQQRVTLALATLHKPELLFLDEPSMGLDPHARREMWSLIRLLREQGSTIVMTTHYMEEAEKLCDRVAMIYHGQLKALNTPEALLQQIAGQSLVVESDKLVYDDLLALSGVVRVEQEGERYTLFSDNRQQTAYHLFHYCQDNEIPLSDFKFEKGSLDDLFIHYLEKGQ from the coding sequence ATGGAACATGTAATCACCGTTGAACATGTATCGAAGTCCTTTGGCCAGGTGCAGGCTGTGCAGGATATTTCGTTTTCGGTACAAAAAGGGGAAATCTTTGGGATTATTGGTCCGAACGGGGCAGGGAAAACGACAACGCTCGAAATGCTTGAAGGGATAAGTAAGCCGACACAGGGAAACATTGATGTACTTGGGCTTAACCCCAGCAAACATCTCAGGGAGTTAAACAAACGGATTGGCGTGCAATTTCAGTCGACGGCGATCCAGAAGAAGATGCAAGTAAAAGAAGCATTAAACCTGTTCTCATCTTTCTATGAAACACCCACCCAGAAAAATTACCTGATTGAAATATTAGGATTAGATGAAAAAATGGACGCCCGCTTTGAAGATCTATCTGGCGGCTGGCAGCAGCGTGTGACGCTTGCACTGGCGACCTTGCATAAGCCAGAGCTGCTATTTCTGGATGAGCCGAGTATGGGACTTGACCCTCATGCGCGCAGGGAAATGTGGTCGTTGATCCGATTGCTGAGAGAGCAAGGATCAACCATAGTGATGACGACTCATTATATGGAGGAAGCAGAGAAACTTTGTGATCGTGTCGCTATGATTTATCACGGCCAGCTGAAAGCACTGAATACACCTGAAGCGTTATTACAGCAAATCGCAGGGCAGTCCCTCGTTGTCGAAAGCGATAAGCTAGTCTATGACGATTTGCTTGCATTGTCTGGTGTTGTGCGGGTTGAACAAGAAGGCGAGCGGTATACTCTGTTTAGCGATAACCGGCAGCAGACAGCTTATCACTTGTTTCATTACTGCCAGGATAACGAAATCCCGCTTTCAGACTTCAAGTTTGAAAAAGGATCACTAGATGATTTGTTTATTCATTACTTGGAAAAGGGGCAATAA
- a CDS encoding 5'-methylthioadenosine/S-adenosylhomocysteine nucleosidase codes for MNNNMLYKYVKGALIAAFLLAVLAGCSSSSQSTAAQQEETQTQQPILIEGPMPIEIEKLREKLDNVEKETSGTFEFYKGTIDDYPVILAKTGKGMENTAAATAVAIERYNPIAIINQGTSGGHDPALHVFDIVLGKRTVNIGSLKTGQREDGEGIAPKEWKPMDLMASEGSAGEDPDAENIRYYEGNPDLLAAAKAVKDQYTKGKVVEGTIGSADVWNNEVDRIQWFHEKYGTSVEEMESASAAQIAKAYEVPFLAIRILSNNKTNGGEYNPNTAAANQGYVLEVVKQYISTRSSGK; via the coding sequence ATGAACAACAACATGCTGTACAAGTACGTGAAAGGGGCACTTATCGCTGCCTTCCTATTGGCGGTTCTGGCAGGCTGCTCATCTTCTTCACAATCTACAGCGGCGCAGCAAGAAGAAACGCAAACGCAGCAGCCGATTTTAATTGAAGGGCCAATGCCGATCGAAATTGAGAAACTTCGCGAGAAACTGGACAATGTAGAAAAAGAAACATCTGGGACTTTTGAATTTTACAAAGGTACAATCGATGATTATCCTGTGATCCTTGCGAAAACGGGCAAAGGAATGGAGAATACAGCGGCCGCCACTGCTGTAGCCATTGAAAGATATAACCCAATTGCTATCATCAATCAAGGAACATCTGGTGGTCATGATCCAGCCTTACATGTGTTTGATATAGTGCTAGGAAAAAGAACGGTAAACATTGGCTCATTGAAGACAGGTCAAAGAGAAGATGGGGAAGGGATCGCTCCAAAGGAATGGAAGCCGATGGATTTAATGGCATCTGAAGGAAGTGCAGGGGAAGACCCTGATGCGGAGAATATCCGTTACTATGAGGGCAATCCGGATCTTCTGGCAGCGGCTAAGGCTGTGAAAGACCAATACACGAAAGGAAAAGTGGTCGAGGGGACGATCGGTTCCGCAGATGTCTGGAATAATGAAGTGGACCGCATTCAATGGTTCCATGAGAAATACGGAACATCTGTTGAAGAAATGGAAAGTGCTTCAGCTGCCCAAATTGCGAAAGCTTATGAGGTTCCGTTCCTGGCGATCCGAATTCTTTCCAATAATAAAACGAATGGCGGGGAATACAACCCGAATACAGCTGCGGCAAATCAAGGCTATGTTTTGGAAGTAGTGAAACAATATATTTCGACACGATCAAGTGGAAAATAG
- a CDS encoding CBS domain-containing protein, protein MAILKEYMTPTVECSKSSDGSNTIAKQMEEENIGFIPVVENEKYAGVVTDRDIVVKGLAKGSAENVKAEDIMTENVVTGYPDIEVEEAARLMQDHQIKRLLVVKDEAVHGVVTLGDLGVENAGQVAGDIVSEASKGQSNN, encoded by the coding sequence ATGGCTATATTGAAAGAATATATGACTCCCACCGTTGAATGTAGTAAGTCTTCCGATGGTTCGAACACCATAGCAAAACAGATGGAAGAAGAGAATATAGGGTTTATTCCGGTTGTAGAAAACGAAAAATATGCTGGGGTTGTAACAGATCGCGATATTGTTGTGAAAGGATTAGCTAAAGGGTCGGCTGAAAATGTGAAAGCTGAAGACATTATGACAGAGAACGTAGTAACAGGCTATCCTGATATTGAGGTAGAAGAAGCAGCTCGGTTAATGCAGGATCATCAGATCAAGCGTCTCTTAGTAGTAAAAGATGAAGCGGTCCATGGGGTGGTTACACTAGGTGATCTAGGAGTTGAGAATGCAGGACAAGTTGCCGGGGATATTGTAAGTGAAGCCTCTAAAGGTCAAAGTAATAACTAA